From one Bacteroides intestinalis DSM 17393 genomic stretch:
- a CDS encoding iron ABC transporter permease, whose product MKAKGYIYGIALSVLILVLMAANLWFGSINIPAGAVWNTLTGNEVEKASWTFIIWESRLPQAVTALLCGAALAASGLMLQTAFNNPLAGPSILGINSGASLGVALVMLAGGGSIATGVFTLSGFFSVILGAFIGSMVVMGLILFFSTLIKSNIMLLITGIMIGYITSSAISLLNFFATAEGVHSYMIWGMGNFGGVSLQQLPYFSIFCLAGLLLSILLIKPLNALLLGTRYAENLGVNIRRTRNLLLIATGLLTAVTTAFCGPVAFIGLAVPHISRLMLGTSNHNSLLPVTLLTGGVIALLCNLICILPGEAGIIPLNAVTPVLGAPVIIYVIVNQRKIQYFN is encoded by the coding sequence ATGGCTGCCAATCTCTGGTTCGGTTCAATCAATATCCCCGCCGGAGCAGTGTGGAATACCCTCACAGGAAATGAAGTAGAAAAAGCCAGCTGGACTTTTATTATCTGGGAGTCCCGTCTGCCACAAGCCGTCACGGCATTACTATGTGGTGCCGCACTCGCAGCTTCGGGACTGATGCTGCAAACGGCATTCAACAATCCACTGGCAGGTCCGTCCATCCTGGGCATTAACTCAGGGGCAAGTCTTGGCGTGGCGTTGGTGATGCTGGCAGGCGGAGGAAGCATTGCTACAGGGGTATTCACCTTATCCGGTTTCTTCTCCGTGATACTCGGTGCCTTCATCGGATCGATGGTGGTAATGGGACTTATCCTTTTCTTTTCTACACTGATTAAAAGCAATATCATGCTGCTGATTACAGGTATCATGATTGGTTATATCACTTCTTCCGCTATATCACTGCTCAATTTCTTTGCAACAGCCGAAGGGGTACATTCTTATATGATATGGGGTATGGGAAACTTTGGAGGGGTCTCATTGCAACAGCTCCCCTATTTCTCTATTTTCTGTCTGGCAGGTTTGTTACTTTCCATCTTGCTTATCAAACCTCTGAATGCCCTGCTACTGGGTACACGCTATGCTGAAAACTTAGGAGTAAACATCCGTCGCACAAGAAATCTGCTACTGATTGCTACCGGACTACTGACAGCTGTCACCACTGCTTTCTGCGGACCTGTGGCTTTCATCGGTCTGGCCGTTCCTCATATCTCCCGCCTGATGCTGGGCACATCCAATCATAATTCACTGCTTCCCGTTACTTTGCTGACGGGCGGTGTGATTGCTTTGCTCTGCAATCTGATCTGCATTCTTCCGGGCGAAGCAGGTATTATTCCTCTCAATGCGGTAACTCCAGTACTGGGTGCGCCTGTTATCATTTATGTCATTGTCAACCAACGTAAAATACAATACTTCAACTGA